A single genomic interval of Cupriavidus sp. MP-37 harbors:
- a CDS encoding c-type cytochrome — MKQFVIAALLLGAAASAHAVDAAKAQEIANKNACMGCHQVDKKLVGPSYKEVAAKYKGDKNALANLSKKVKSGGSGVWGPVPMPANAAISDADLKTVVEWVLAGAPAK; from the coding sequence ATGAAGCAGTTTGTCATCGCAGCGCTGTTGCTAGGCGCCGCCGCATCGGCCCACGCGGTCGATGCCGCCAAGGCACAGGAGATCGCCAACAAGAACGCCTGCATGGGTTGCCACCAGGTCGACAAGAAGCTGGTCGGCCCGTCCTACAAGGAAGTGGCGGCCAAGTACAAGGGCGACAAGAACGCCCTGGCAAACCTGAGCAAGAAGGTCAAGAGCGGTGGTTCGGGCGTGTGGGGCCCGGTGCCGATGCCGGCCAACGCCGCCATCAGCGACGCCGACCTGAAGACCGTGGTCGAGTGGGTGCTGGCAGGCGCCCCTGCCAAGTAA
- the soxA gene encoding sulfur oxidation c-type cytochrome SoxA: protein MTPIRSRARRAALALAATAAAAAAAAVHAQGSTADEIAKYRQMLAEGNPAELWEAAGEELWKKPAGPKNASLEQCDLGKGPGVTKGAYAELPRYFKDTNKVMDLEQRLAHCRMTLQGLSKEEATKNPFSSSGKPSEIERLVAYLTGESRGVKMNVQLSHPEEKRTYALGEKMFFYRGGAYDFACATCHAVDGQRIRLQDLPNLLTDKGAQAAYTTWPAYRVSQGEVRTMQHRLYDCLRQQRFPEPAYGSDVITALTMFLAKNANGGTYDGPAMKR, encoded by the coding sequence ATGACACCGATCCGAAGCCGGGCCCGGCGCGCGGCACTGGCGCTGGCCGCCACCGCGGCGGCCGCAGCTGCCGCCGCCGTGCACGCGCAGGGCAGCACCGCCGACGAAATCGCCAAATACCGCCAGATGCTGGCCGAAGGCAATCCCGCCGAGCTGTGGGAAGCCGCTGGCGAAGAGCTGTGGAAGAAGCCGGCCGGGCCGAAAAACGCCTCGCTCGAGCAATGCGACCTGGGCAAGGGCCCGGGCGTGACCAAGGGCGCCTACGCCGAGCTGCCGCGCTACTTCAAGGACACCAACAAGGTGATGGACCTGGAGCAGCGGCTGGCCCACTGCCGCATGACGCTGCAGGGGCTGAGCAAGGAAGAGGCCACCAAGAACCCGTTCTCGTCGTCGGGCAAGCCGTCCGAGATCGAACGGCTGGTGGCCTACCTGACCGGCGAGTCGCGCGGCGTGAAGATGAACGTGCAGCTCAGCCATCCGGAAGAGAAGCGCACCTATGCGCTGGGCGAGAAGATGTTCTTCTACCGCGGCGGCGCCTATGACTTTGCCTGCGCCACCTGCCACGCGGTCGACGGCCAGCGCATCCGCCTGCAGGACCTGCCCAACCTGCTGACCGACAAGGGCGCGCAGGCGGCCTACACCACCTGGCCCGCCTACCGCGTGTCGCAGGGCGAGGTCCGCACCATGCAGCACCGGCTGTACGACTGCCTGCGCCAGCAGCGCTTTCCCGAACCCGCCTATGGCTCGGACGTGATCACCGCGCTGACCATGTTCCTGGCGAAGAACGCCAACGGCGGCACCTACGACGGCCCGGCGATGAAGCGCTGA
- a CDS encoding metalloregulator ArsR/SmtB family transcription factor — MRIHAYTNILDGMEELDRVFEKVSGYFSLLAEPTRLKILHALCDGEKPVSTVVETVGSSQTNVSRHLNAMYRSGVLSRRKEANLVFYAIADESVIELCRTVCVQVASRLEDNALPSGVVDRFMAQPAPEAPARRRRTAG, encoded by the coding sequence ATGCGCATTCACGCATATACGAATATATTGGACGGCATGGAAGAGCTGGATCGCGTGTTCGAAAAGGTATCGGGTTATTTCAGCCTGCTGGCGGAGCCGACGCGGCTGAAGATCCTGCACGCCTTGTGCGATGGCGAGAAGCCGGTCAGCACGGTGGTCGAGACGGTGGGTTCGTCGCAGACCAATGTGTCACGGCATCTCAACGCGATGTACCGCTCGGGCGTGCTGTCGCGCCGCAAGGAGGCGAACCTGGTGTTCTACGCCATTGCGGACGAAAGCGTGATCGAGCTGTGCCGCACGGTGTGCGTGCAGGTGGCGAGCCGGCTGGAGGACAATGCCTTGCCCTCCGGCGTGGTCGACCGCTTCATGGCACAGCCCGCGCCGGAAGCCCCGGCGCGCCGGCGGCGCACTGCAGGCTAG
- the soxY gene encoding thiosulfate oxidation carrier protein SoxY — translation MNSKRREVLRVTAVLSLMAATGLISEAQAAEWNKNAFDGKSVADVIKALGGSGTEKSTAITFTAPDIAENGAVVPVAVTSTIPDTEQIAILVEKNPNTLAADFIIPAGTEPFVSTRVKMGQTSVVHAAVKAGGKWYVASKEIKVTLGGCGG, via the coding sequence ATGAATTCCAAACGACGAGAAGTGCTGCGGGTCACCGCTGTCCTGTCGCTGATGGCCGCCACCGGTCTGATCAGCGAAGCGCAGGCGGCCGAGTGGAACAAGAACGCCTTTGACGGCAAGAGTGTTGCCGACGTGATCAAGGCCCTCGGCGGCAGCGGCACCGAGAAAAGCACCGCCATCACCTTCACCGCCCCCGATATCGCCGAAAACGGCGCCGTGGTGCCGGTGGCCGTGACCAGCACCATTCCGGATACCGAGCAGATCGCGATCCTGGTGGAAAAGAACCCCAACACCCTGGCCGCCGACTTCATCATCCCGGCCGGCACCGAGCCGTTCGTCTCCACGCGCGTGAAGATGGGCCAGACCTCGGTAGTGCATGCCGCGGTCAAGGCCGGCGGCAAGTGGTACGTGGCATCGAAGGAAATCAAGGTCACGCTGGGCGGCTGCGGCGGCTGA
- the soxZ gene encoding thiosulfate oxidation carrier complex protein SoxZ, protein MADPMRVRATENGGVVDVKILMKHDMETGQRKDASGKVIPAWHIQTVTAQCKGKEVFRAQFGPAVSKDPFLNFKFKGGAKGDKVAVTWIDNKGDKRTDEATIA, encoded by the coding sequence ATGGCAGACCCGATGCGCGTACGCGCCACCGAAAACGGCGGCGTAGTGGACGTCAAGATTCTGATGAAGCACGACATGGAGACCGGCCAGCGCAAGGATGCGTCCGGCAAGGTCATCCCGGCCTGGCATATCCAGACCGTGACCGCCCAGTGCAAGGGCAAGGAAGTGTTCCGCGCCCAGTTCGGCCCGGCGGTGTCCAAGGACCCGTTCCTGAACTTCAAGTTCAAGGGCGGCGCCAAGGGCGACAAGGTTGCCGTGACCTGGATCGACAACAAGGGCGACAAGCGCACCGACGAGGCCACCATCGCCTGA
- a CDS encoding c-type cytochrome, protein MSMWVELRIAAALLAAGCAAPALAGTGDARAALGRTATPAEVAAWDIDVRPDFKGLPRGSGTVAQGQKVWDGKCASCHGDFGESNEVFTPLVGGTTADDIRRGRVAGMTGNQPYRTTLMKVSTVSTLWDYIHRAMPWNAPKSLSVNEVYAVTAYLLSLGEIVPADFTLSDANIAEVQRRMPNRAGMTTDHGLWPGRGRPDTRNTACMSRCAEQVAIASSMPDYARDAHGDLAQQQRAFGPVRGIAAAGAARPGGAAVAAAAPAQGARLASQYQCVACHAMDRKLVGPSFTDIAGKYKGQDAHAALARKVKAGGQGAWGAVPMPPQPQIPDSDVQAMVGWILEAK, encoded by the coding sequence ATGTCCATGTGGGTTGAGCTCAGGATCGCGGCGGCGCTGCTGGCGGCCGGCTGCGCGGCGCCGGCATTGGCCGGCACCGGCGACGCGCGTGCGGCACTTGGCCGCACCGCCACGCCGGCGGAGGTGGCCGCGTGGGACATCGACGTGCGCCCGGACTTCAAGGGCCTGCCCCGGGGCAGCGGCACGGTGGCGCAGGGCCAGAAGGTCTGGGACGGCAAGTGCGCGTCGTGCCACGGCGACTTCGGTGAATCCAACGAGGTGTTCACGCCGCTGGTCGGCGGCACCACCGCCGATGACATCCGGCGCGGGCGCGTTGCCGGCATGACCGGCAACCAGCCGTACCGGACCACGCTGATGAAGGTCAGCACCGTCAGCACGCTGTGGGACTACATCCACCGTGCCATGCCGTGGAACGCGCCCAAGAGCCTGAGCGTGAACGAGGTCTATGCGGTCACCGCTTACCTGCTCAGCCTGGGCGAGATCGTTCCCGCCGACTTTACGCTGTCCGACGCCAATATCGCCGAGGTCCAGCGGCGCATGCCCAACCGCGCCGGCATGACCACCGACCACGGGCTGTGGCCGGGGCGCGGCCGGCCGGACACGCGCAACACCGCGTGCATGTCGCGCTGCGCGGAGCAGGTCGCGATTGCCTCGTCGATGCCGGACTATGCCCGCGACGCCCACGGCGACCTGGCGCAGCAGCAGCGCGCGTTCGGCCCGGTGCGCGGCATCGCGGCCGCCGGCGCGGCCAGGCCAGGCGGTGCAGCGGTGGCCGCGGCGGCGCCCGCGCAGGGCGCGCGCCTGGCCAGCCAGTATCAATGCGTGGCCTGCCACGCCATGGACCGCAAGCTGGTGGGGCCATCGTTCACCGATATCGCGGGCAAGTACAAGGGGCAGGATGCGCATGCGGCACTGGCGCGCAAGGTCAAGGCGGGCGGGCAAGGCGCGTGGGGCGCCGTGCCGATGCCGCCGCAGCCGCAAATCCCGGATTCGGACGTGCAGGCCATGGTGGGCTGGATTCTTGAGGCAAAATAG
- a CDS encoding NAD(P)/FAD-dependent oxidoreductase encodes MQRRSFLGAAGAAVLATAGIRPARAAARARVVVVGGGYGGATAARYLREWSGQAIEVTLVEPNPAFVSCPLSNLVLGGSRELGDLTLPYDALVRRHGVRLVRDTAVAIDPARRTVRLAGGGVLPYDRLLLSPGVEMMRDALPGLKRPGGDQILHAWKAGPETVALRRQLEAMPDGGTYAISVPLAPYRCPPGPYERACQVAHYFRQHKPRSKVLILDANADITSKAALFRQVWAAQYPGMVEYRPQHEVADVDPATRTLKFEVQDDVRADVLNVLPPQRAGAIAVSAGLATANAKWCEVDFLSFEARAAAHIHVIGDAIQIAPQMPKSGHMANQHGKVAAAALVALLSGRAPDPEPLYNNTCYSFTSDREAVHVATVHRYDAAQKTMVTVPGSGGLSPAPTVIEGDYALAWARGIWAEMLG; translated from the coding sequence ATGCAAAGACGAAGCTTCCTCGGCGCCGCGGGCGCCGCAGTACTGGCTACGGCCGGGATCCGGCCGGCGCGCGCCGCGGCCCGCGCCAGGGTGGTGGTGGTCGGCGGCGGCTATGGCGGGGCCACGGCGGCGCGCTACCTGCGCGAATGGAGCGGGCAGGCGATCGAGGTGACGCTGGTCGAACCGAATCCGGCCTTTGTCTCGTGCCCGCTGTCGAACCTGGTGCTGGGCGGCAGCCGCGAGCTCGGCGACCTGACGCTGCCGTACGACGCGCTGGTGCGCCGCCACGGCGTGCGGCTGGTGCGCGACACCGCGGTCGCCATCGACCCGGCCAGGCGGACCGTGCGCCTCGCGGGCGGCGGCGTGCTGCCCTATGACCGCCTGCTGCTGTCGCCCGGCGTCGAGATGATGCGCGACGCGCTGCCAGGGCTGAAGCGGCCCGGCGGCGACCAGATCCTGCATGCGTGGAAGGCCGGCCCCGAAACCGTCGCGCTGCGCCGCCAGCTGGAGGCGATGCCCGATGGCGGCACCTATGCCATCAGCGTGCCGCTGGCGCCGTACCGCTGCCCCCCAGGCCCGTACGAGCGCGCCTGCCAGGTGGCGCACTATTTCAGGCAGCACAAGCCGCGCAGCAAGGTGCTGATCCTCGACGCCAATGCCGATATCACCTCCAAGGCCGCGCTGTTCCGCCAGGTGTGGGCCGCGCAATACCCGGGCATGGTGGAATACCGGCCGCAGCACGAGGTGGCCGATGTCGACCCCGCCACGCGCACGCTCAAGTTCGAGGTGCAGGACGATGTGCGCGCCGACGTGCTCAACGTGCTGCCGCCGCAGCGGGCCGGCGCGATCGCGGTGTCGGCCGGGCTGGCCACCGCCAACGCCAAATGGTGCGAGGTGGATTTCCTCAGCTTCGAAGCGCGCGCCGCGGCCCATATCCATGTGATCGGCGACGCCATCCAGATCGCGCCGCAGATGCCCAAGTCCGGCCATATGGCCAACCAGCACGGCAAGGTCGCGGCGGCGGCGCTGGTGGCGTTGCTGTCGGGCCGCGCCCCGGACCCGGAGCCGCTGTACAACAACACCTGCTACAGCTTTACCTCCGACCGCGAGGCGGTGCACGTGGCCACCGTGCATCGCTACGACGCGGCGCAGAAGACCATGGTCACGGTGCCGGGCTCGGGCGGGCTGTCGCCGGCGCCGACGGTGATCGAGGGCGATTACGCGCTGGCCTGGGCGCGGGGCATCTGGGCGGAGATGCTGGGCTGA
- the soxC gene encoding sulfite dehydrogenase, giving the protein MQERNRPGRIVPAPEHFVSASLQQDIGRHGLDAPRREFLRKSFLGAAAGIAAATAGRQALAADGDPAILQPQPWATSLGQPVAARPYGQPSVHEKNLIRRESPGLTRVSAASVAFAPLQGFFGIITPNGLHFERHHQGWHDIDPARHRLMINGLVRTPRVYTMDDLMRLPAVSRMHFIECGANTGMEWGNVAVPTVQYTHGMLSCCEFTGVPLRVLLDDAGADLRRGRYLLAEGGDGSSMTRTIPMELADEIIVAWGMNGEMLRPENGYPLRLVVPGVQGVSWVKWLRRLELGDQPWNAKDETIHYVDMMPDGKLRQYTSIQECKSVITTPSGGQQLVGKGFYNISGLAWSGRGRVRRVDVSTDGGRNWRTARLEAPVLSKCLTRFNLDWVWDGGPAILQSRAIDETGYVQPKLGQLRAVRGTRSIYHNNAIQSWQVAAGGEVTNVHVG; this is encoded by the coding sequence TTGCAGGAACGGAACCGGCCCGGGCGCATCGTGCCCGCGCCCGAGCACTTCGTCAGCGCATCGCTGCAGCAGGACATCGGCCGGCACGGCCTGGACGCGCCGCGCCGCGAATTCCTGCGCAAGAGCTTCCTCGGCGCCGCCGCCGGCATTGCCGCGGCCACGGCGGGCCGGCAGGCGCTGGCCGCGGATGGCGACCCCGCCATCCTGCAGCCGCAGCCGTGGGCCACGTCGCTGGGTCAGCCGGTCGCGGCGCGACCCTATGGCCAGCCCTCGGTCCATGAGAAAAACCTGATCCGGCGCGAGTCGCCGGGCCTGACCCGGGTGTCGGCGGCCTCGGTGGCGTTCGCGCCGCTGCAGGGCTTCTTCGGCATCATCACCCCCAACGGCCTGCACTTCGAGCGCCACCACCAGGGCTGGCACGATATCGACCCGGCGCGCCACCGCCTGATGATCAACGGCCTGGTGCGCACGCCGCGGGTCTACACCATGGACGACCTGATGCGCCTGCCGGCGGTGTCGCGCATGCATTTCATCGAATGCGGCGCCAATACCGGCATGGAGTGGGGCAACGTGGCGGTGCCGACGGTGCAGTACACCCACGGCATGCTGTCGTGCTGCGAATTCACCGGCGTGCCGCTGCGGGTGCTGCTGGACGACGCCGGCGCCGACCTGCGCCGCGGCCGCTACCTGCTGGCCGAAGGCGGCGACGGCTCGTCGATGACGCGCACCATCCCGATGGAACTCGCCGACGAGATCATCGTGGCCTGGGGCATGAACGGCGAGATGCTGCGCCCCGAGAACGGCTACCCGCTGCGGCTGGTGGTGCCTGGCGTGCAGGGCGTGTCGTGGGTCAAGTGGCTGCGCCGGCTGGAACTGGGCGACCAGCCCTGGAACGCCAAGGACGAAACCATCCACTACGTCGACATGATGCCCGACGGCAAGCTGCGCCAGTACACCTCGATCCAGGAGTGCAAGTCGGTCATCACCACGCCGTCGGGCGGGCAGCAGCTGGTGGGCAAGGGTTTCTACAACATCAGCGGCCTGGCGTGGTCGGGGCGCGGCCGCGTCAGGCGGGTCGATGTCTCGACCGACGGCGGGCGCAACTGGCGCACCGCACGGCTGGAGGCGCCGGTGCTGTCCAAATGCCTGACGCGCTTCAACCTGGACTGGGTCTGGGACGGCGGCCCGGCGATCCTGCAAAGCCGCGCCATCGACGAGACCGGCTACGTGCAGCCGAAGCTGGGGCAGCTGCGCGCGGTGCGCGGCACGCGCTCGATCTATCACAACAACGCGATCCAGAGCTGGCAGGTGGCGGCCGGCGGCGAGGTGACCAATGTCCATGTGGGTTGA
- a CDS encoding EamA family transporter: MQARDRLLALAIVCVWGVNFVVIKVGLAGVPPMLLGALRFLLVVFPAIFFVPRPRVPWRLLLAYGVTISLGQFAFLFSAMAVGMPAGLASLVLQSQAFFTLAIAALWLGEPVRWHNLAGMAVAAGGLALIGAGAGDLSGGMGGMGGMSAAGFVLTLCAAFCWASGNIVSKKIGPVDLLGLVIWGALVPIVPFALLSLWLEGPARIVQSVTQVSGMAVFAVAYLAFAATVFGYTMWGRLLTRYPASQVAPLTLLVPVVGLVSAHVLLGEDLSGAQWIGAAVVMAGLLLNVFGQRLWAGRALARR; encoded by the coding sequence ATGCAAGCCAGAGACCGTCTCCTCGCCCTCGCCATCGTCTGCGTCTGGGGCGTCAACTTCGTTGTGATCAAGGTCGGGCTGGCGGGCGTGCCGCCGATGCTGCTGGGGGCGCTGCGCTTCCTGCTGGTGGTGTTCCCGGCGATCTTCTTCGTGCCGCGCCCGCGCGTGCCGTGGCGGCTGCTGCTGGCCTACGGCGTCACCATCAGCCTGGGGCAGTTCGCCTTCCTGTTCTCGGCCATGGCGGTCGGCATGCCGGCCGGGCTGGCGTCGCTGGTGCTGCAGTCGCAGGCCTTCTTCACGCTGGCGATCGCCGCGCTGTGGCTGGGCGAGCCGGTGCGCTGGCACAACCTCGCCGGCATGGCGGTGGCGGCCGGCGGGCTGGCGCTGATCGGCGCCGGCGCGGGTGACCTGTCGGGCGGCATGGGCGGCATGGGCGGCATGAGCGCGGCGGGCTTCGTGCTGACGCTGTGCGCGGCGTTCTGCTGGGCCAGCGGCAATATCGTCAGCAAGAAGATCGGCCCCGTGGACCTGCTCGGGCTGGTAATCTGGGGCGCGCTGGTGCCGATCGTGCCGTTCGCGCTGCTGTCGCTGTGGTTGGAGGGCCCGGCGCGCATCGTGCAAAGCGTGACGCAGGTGTCGGGCATGGCGGTGTTCGCGGTGGCGTACCTGGCGTTCGCGGCGACGGTGTTCGGCTACACCATGTGGGGCCGGCTGCTGACGCGCTATCCGGCCAGCCAGGTGGCGCCGCTGACGCTGCTGGTGCCGGTGGTGGGGCTGGTGTCGGCGCACGTGCTGCTGGGCGAGGACCTGTCCGGGGCGCAGTGGATCGGCGCGGCGGTGGTGATGGCAGGGCTGCTGCTCAACGTGTTCGGCCAGCGCCTGTGGGCGGGCAGGGCGCTGGCGCGCCGCTGA
- the soxX gene encoding sulfur oxidation c-type cytochrome SoxX: MQRHTKAVAVAALAALLATGAYAQDSAPGSARARPAKGKPAAISGADMKQLIEDSFSSRGPVTVEGVLNQDGMQQACSQYPDRTRVPAKVAKKIEAAELKQIKYPADDKWLGDWKEGEKVAQNGRGMQFTDQVGGTNGGNCYACHQMTKAEISFGNIGPSLYQYGKLRGNSQDVIKYTWGKIWDSSAYAACSNMPRFGHKGILTEAQIRDVMALLLDPASPVNQ; the protein is encoded by the coding sequence ATGCAACGACATACCAAGGCAGTGGCCGTCGCGGCCCTGGCCGCCCTGCTGGCAACCGGCGCCTACGCACAGGACAGCGCACCAGGCAGCGCCAGGGCCCGCCCCGCCAAGGGCAAGCCCGCCGCCATCAGCGGCGCCGACATGAAGCAGCTGATCGAAGACTCGTTCTCTTCGCGCGGGCCGGTCACGGTCGAGGGCGTGCTGAACCAGGACGGCATGCAGCAGGCCTGCAGCCAGTACCCGGACCGCACCAGGGTGCCGGCCAAGGTGGCGAAGAAGATCGAGGCCGCCGAGCTGAAGCAGATCAAGTACCCGGCCGACGACAAATGGCTGGGCGACTGGAAGGAGGGCGAGAAGGTCGCCCAGAACGGCCGCGGCATGCAGTTCACCGACCAGGTCGGCGGCACCAATGGCGGCAACTGCTACGCCTGCCACCAGATGACCAAGGCCGAGATCTCGTTCGGCAATATCGGCCCGTCGCTGTACCAGTACGGCAAGCTGCGCGGCAACTCGCAGGACGTCATCAAGTACACCTGGGGCAAGATCTGGGATTCCAGCGCCTACGCCGCCTGCTCCAACATGCCGCGCTTCGGCCACAAGGGCATCCTGACCGAAGCCCAGATCCGCGACGTGATGGCGCTGCTGCTCGACCCGGCCTCGCCGGTCAACCAGTAA
- a CDS encoding TlpA disulfide reductase family protein — MRAPAMMLRALLAAGLMLAAAGAAALEVGDTVRLPEVRTLDGRTLSAAALAGKPLVVEYWATWCPFCAMQNPRLQKLYERTRGTPLQVLAISIDKDPREAADYMKKRGYTFAATMDSPALQAVFGKRKGLPELYVIDARGRVVQKEVGEMLEDDVAALERYAKP, encoded by the coding sequence ATGCGCGCGCCCGCGATGATGCTGCGCGCGCTGCTGGCCGCTGGCCTGATGCTGGCCGCGGCCGGCGCCGCCGCGCTGGAGGTGGGTGACACCGTGCGCCTGCCCGAGGTCCGCACCCTCGACGGCCGTACGCTGAGCGCGGCCGCGCTGGCCGGCAAGCCGCTGGTGGTCGAGTACTGGGCCACCTGGTGCCCGTTCTGCGCAATGCAGAACCCGCGCCTGCAGAAGCTGTACGAGCGCACCCGCGGCACGCCGCTGCAGGTGCTGGCCATCAGCATCGACAAGGACCCGCGCGAGGCCGCCGATTACATGAAGAAGCGCGGCTACACCTTCGCCGCGACCATGGATTCGCCCGCGCTGCAGGCGGTGTTCGGCAAGCGCAAGGGGCTGCCCGAGCTTTACGTGATCGACGCGCGCGGGCGCGTGGTGCAGAAGGAAGTGGGCGAGATGCTCGAAGACGACGTGGCCGCGCTGGAGCGTTACGCAAAGCCATAG
- a CDS encoding DsrE family protein, translating to MRRAFIRASAALAAIGLAARASAQSGQSPAAGAGKGGRVKVVYQLSEGIDQAVRAMGNLRNHLNGAPGTKIVVVAFGYGIDFLVEGAKDARGNSFESPVGALAAEGVEFRVCRNTLTARKISESQLLMEAKVVQAGVVEIARLQAEEGYAYIKP from the coding sequence ATGCGGCGAGCATTTATTCGAGCATCGGCGGCCCTGGCCGCGATCGGCCTGGCGGCCAGGGCTTCGGCCCAGTCCGGCCAGTCCCCGGCAGCCGGTGCCGGCAAGGGCGGGCGCGTGAAGGTGGTGTACCAGCTGTCGGAAGGCATCGACCAGGCGGTGCGCGCGATGGGCAACCTGCGCAACCACCTGAATGGCGCCCCCGGCACCAAGATAGTGGTGGTCGCGTTCGGCTACGGCATCGACTTTCTGGTCGAAGGCGCCAAGGATGCGCGCGGCAACAGCTTCGAGAGCCCGGTGGGCGCGCTGGCCGCCGAAGGCGTGGAGTTCCGCGTGTGCCGCAATACGCTGACCGCGCGCAAGATTTCCGAATCGCAGCTGTTGATGGAAGCCAAGGTGGTCCAGGCCGGCGTGGTCGAGATCGCCCGCCTGCAGGCGGAGGAAGGCTACGCGTATATCAAGCCCTGA